Below is a window of Diaminobutyricibacter sp. McL0608 DNA.
GACCCCTCTTCTCATCGACGTGCACGGCGGACCGCACAACGCGTGGAACGCCGCCGCAGACGAGATGCACCTCTACCACCAGGAGCTCGCGGCCCGCGGCTGGACCGTGCTCATCGTCAACCCGCGCGGCAGCGACGGCTACGGCACGGAGTTCTACGACGCTGTCTTCAACGCGTGGGGCGAGGCGGACCGGAACGACTTCCTCGAGCCGATCGACCAGCTCGTCGCCGACGGCCTCGCCGACCCGAAGCGGCTCGCCATCACCGGCTACAGCTACGGCGGATTCACCACCTGCTACCTGACGAGCCGCGACGACCGCTTCGCCGCAGCCGTCAGCGGAGGCGTCGTCGCCGACCTCACCAGCATGGGCGGCACGAGCGACGACGCGCACTTCCTGAACGTCGCCGAGCTGGGCGCCCTGCCCTGGAAGGACGGCGACCGCGAGCGTCTCGCCGAACTGTCCCCGTACACCCACGTCGACAAGGTGGCCACGCCGACGCTCGTCCTGCACGGCGGCGACGACGTCCGCTGCCCGGTGGGCCAGGCCGAGCAGTGGCATTACGCACTGCGCGAGCAGGGCGTGCCGACACGGCTCGTGATCTACCCGGGCGCGAGCCACGTGTTCCCGCTCCTCGGCAAGCCGAGCCATCGCATCGACTTCTGCACCCGTATCGTCCAGTGGGTGGAGCAGTATGCGGGTGACGCAGAAGGCCCGCGTCCCGAGCCCATCGACGCCGCGCACTGGGAGCGCCGCCTGACCGCTCTCGCCAAGCGCCACAAGGTGCCGGGCGCCCAGCTCGGGATCCTGCGCCTCGGCACGGGCGGCGCCGCGGACGAGGTCGTCACCGCCGCCACCGGAACCCTCAACCGCAACATCGCCACCGGCGCCCCCGTGACGACCGACGCTGTGTTCCAGATCGGTTCCGTCTCGAAGGTGTGGACCGCATCCGTCGTCATGCGACTCGTGGATGAGGGCAAGCTCGCCCTCGACACCCGCATCGTCGACATCCTGCCGGGCTTCCACCTCGTCAACGACGCCCTCACCGACGGCGTGACCGTGTGGCACCTGCTGACGCACACCAGCGGCATCGACGGGGACGTCTTCACCGACACCGGCCGCGGCGACGACTGCATCGAGAAGTACGCGTACCTGCTGTACGAGGCCGGCCAGAACCACCCGATCGGCGCGACCTGGTCGTACTGCAACTCGGGCTACAGCCTCCTCGGCCGCGTGATCGAGCAGGTCACCGGCCAGACCTGGGACGCTGCGATGCGCGACCTCCTGTTCAGCCCGCTCGGCCTCACCCACACGGTCACGCTGCCCGAGGATGCGATCCTCTACGCCGCAGCCGTCGGTCACGTCGAGGTCGGAGACGAGCAGGTCGTGACGCCCACCTGGGGCCTCCCGCGGTCGCTCGGCCCGGCCGGGCTGATCACCGCCCGCGCGGCCGACGTGCTCGCCTTCGCACGGCTGCACATGACCGGTGGCCTCGCCGCCGACGGCACGCGCCTGCTCAGCGAGGAGAGCGTGCTCGCCATGCAGGACCTGCACGCCGACGTGCCCGACAAGTACTCGCTCGGCGACTCGTGGGGTCTCGGCTGGATCCGTTTCGGCTGGAACGGCGACCGCCTGTACGGCCACGACGGCAACACCATCGGCCAGGCAGCGTTCCTGCGCATCCACGCGGAGAGCGGTGTCGCCGTGACGCTGCTCACCAACGGCGGCCACACCCGCGACCTGTACGAAGACCTCTACCGCGAGATCTTCGCCGAGCTGTCGGGCCTGACCATGCAGTCGCCGCTGCAGCCGCCGGCCGAGCCGGCCGACGTCGACGTGACCCCGTTCCTCGGCACCTACGAGCGCGCGGGGATCAAGATGGAGATCCTCACGAACGACGACGGTCCTCTCCTGCGCACGACCATGACCGGTCCGCTCGTCGAGATGACGCCGGAGTCCGCCGTGGACGAGTACCCGCTCGTGCCCGTCGACGACAAGCTGTTCGCCGTCCGCGCGCCCGGCACGGAGACCTGGATCGCCGTGACCTTCTACTCGCTCCCCACCGGCGAGGAGTACCTGCACTTCGGTGCACGTGCGACACCGAAGACGGCGGTTCCAGCGTGACGATCGTCCACACCGACGTCGCCGCACCTGCGGTGATGATCGACCACATCCGTCGCCTCGTCGAGTGCGAGTCGCCGTCCGCGGATTCCGCGGCGGTGGCCCGCTCGGCGGAGGAGGTCGCGGCGCTCGGCGTCGAACTGCTCGGCGTCGAGCCGGAGCGGCTCGTCATCGACGGCACGACTCACCTGCGCTGGCGCTTCGGCGACGCGACGCGTGTCCTGCTGCTGACGCATCACGACACGGTGTGGCCGATCGGCTCGCTCACGACGCATCCGTTCGCGGTGCGCGAGGGGGTGCTGACCGGGCCGGGGAGCTTCGACATGAAGGTCGGGCTCGTGATGGTGCTGCACGCAGTCGCAGCTCTGCCCGACCGCGACGGTGTGACCATCCTCGTGACCGGCGACGAGGAGCTCGGCTCTCCGTCGTCGCGCGCCCTCATCGAGTCCGAGGCTGCCGGCGCCCGCGCCGTGTTCGTGACCGAGGCGTCCGGTGACGGCGGCGCGCTGAAGATCGAGCGCAAAGGCACGTCGATCTACGAAGTCCGCGTCACGGGCCGGGCGGCCCACGCGGGACTGGAGCCGGAGAAGGGTGTCAACGCGACGCTCGAACTGGCGCACCAGGCGCTCGCGGTCGCGGCCCTCGCGGACGCGGTGCTCGGCACGACCGTGACCCCGACCGTCATCGGGGCGGGCACCACCACGAACACGGTTCCGGCTTCCGGATCGTTCGTCGTCGACGTGCGGGTCTGCACGATCGCCGAGCAGGAACGCGTCGACGCCGCGATGCGCGTGCTCACCGCGGTGCTCCCCGGTGCCGTGGTCTCGGTCGAGGGCGGTCCCAATCGGCCTCCGCTGGAGCCCGCCGCATCCTCGGCGCTCTTCGACCGCGCGCAGTCCATCGCATCCCGGCTCGGCCTGGAACCGCTTGTCGGCGTCGCCGTCGGCGGCGCGAGCGACGGCAACTTCACGGCCGGGCTCGGCGTCCAGACCCTCGACGGCCTCGGCGCCGTCGGCGGGGGAGCGCACGCAGACGACGAGCATGTCCTCGTCGACGCGATCGCACCGCGCACCGCGCTACTGGGCGCACTCATCTTCGAACTGCTCGAGCAGGGGGACTCATGACCGGAATAGACCTGAAGCCGGCCGACGAGGCGGTTTCAGCTGCGGAGGCGGCGGCCGACGCGGCAGGCGTCACCGTGCGTGAGCTCGCCGGCATCGAGGAACTGAACGCGACCGTCCACCTGCTCTCCGACATCTGGGGCCGCACCGGAAACCCGCCCGTGACCCCGGAACTGCTCCGTGCCTTCAGCAAGGCGGGGAACTACATCGGCGGTGCCTTCGACGGCGAGGAACTCGTCGGGGCGACGATCGCCTTCCATTCGACGCCCGAACAGCATTCGCTGCACAGCCACATCGCCGGCGTCTCGCACGGCCTCATCGGTCGCTCGGTCGGCTTCGCGATGAAGCTCCACCAGCGCGCCTGGGCCCTCGACCGCGGTATCGGCATCATCGAGTGGACCTTCGACCCGCTCGTCGCCCGCAACGCCTACTTCAACATCGTGAAGCTGGGCGCGGACCCCGTCGAGTACCTGCCCAACTTCTACGGCGTGATGAGCGATGTCATCAACGGCGATGACGAGACCGACCGCCTGCTCGTGCGCTGGAACCTCAAGGATCCCCTCGTCGTCGCGGCGGCCGCGACCGGCAGGGTGCCTGCTCCCGCGCTGCTCGACCACGTCACTGTCGCGGTTCCCGCCGACATCGAAGCGATGCGCCTCGAAGAGCCGGAACTCGCGCACGAATGGCGGGTGCGGGTGCGCGAGCGGCTCACGGAACTGCTCGGCGACGGGGGCCGCATCGTCGGCTTCGACCGGGTGCAGGGCTACGTTCTCGAGACAGGCAGTGCGGAGGTCGCGCGATGAAACTCGAAGGATTCGAACTGCTTCGGGTCGCGATGCCGCTGGTATCGCCGTTCCGCACGTCCTTCAGCACCCAGACCGAGCGTGACATCCTCCTCGTCCGCGCCTTCACCGACGAGGGGGAGGGCTGGGGCGAATGCGTCACGCTCCCCGACCCGCTCTATTCGCCGGAGTACGCGGACGGCGCCGTCGACGTCATGAAGCGGTTCTTCATCCCGGCGCTCGGCGCCGCGGGCGTGTCCGACGCGCCCGGCGTCGGCCATGCGCTCTACCCGTTCAAGGGCCACCGCATGGCGAAGGCGGCACTCGAGATGGCCGTCCTCGATGCCGAGCTGCGCGCAGAGGGCCGCTCGTTCGCTCGCGAACTCGGCTCGGTGCACGCCACCGTGCCGTGCGGCGTCTCGGTCGGCATCATGGACTCGATTCCCGAACTGCTGGATGCCGTCGGCGGCTACCTCGCTGCCGGCTACGTGCGCATCAAGCTCAAGATCGAACCAGGCTGGGACATCGAGGCGGTGCGGGCCGTGCGTGAGATGTACGGCGACGAGGTGCTGCTTCAGGTGGATGCGAACACCGCGTACACGCTGCGCGACGCCCGCCATCTCGCCCGCCTCGACGATTTCGACCTGCTGCTCATCGAGCAGCCGCTCGAAGAGGAGGACATCCTCGGCCATGCGGAACTCGCGAAGATCGTGAAGACGCCCATCTGCCTCGACGAGTCGATCACGTCGGCCCAGACGGCCGCGGCCGCCATCCGGCTCGGCGCGACACAGGTGATCAACATCAAGCCGGGGCGCGTCGGCGGCTATCTGGAGGCCAGGCGCATCCACGATCTCGCCGCGGCGAACGGGATCGCGGTCTGGTGCGGCGGGATGCTCGAATCGGGCATCGGACGCGCGGCCAACGTCGCGCTCGCCTCCCTTCCCGGGTTCACGCTTCCCGGTGACGTCTCGGCCAGCGACCGGTTCTACCGCACCGACATCACGCCGCCGTTCGTCATGAAGGACGGCCACCTCGACGTCCCCGACGGGCCCGGTCTGGGTGTCGCGCCCATCCAGGAGGTACTCGACGACCTCACGGCTTCCGTGGAGTACGTCCACATCTGAGGAAGTTATGCTCCCGCACATGAACCTGCGCCCCCGATCGAGCCTGGGGCGCATCCTCGACGACCTCGGCGTGACGCTGCTCGAACTCGTGCACGGTGACGTCGAGGTGACCCACGATATCGGCGGTGTCGTCATCCACGACCCCGTCGAGGAGCCTGTCTATCCTGAGCGGGCACTCGTGCTCGGCGTCGGGATCGCGGATCCGGCCGAACTCGCCGCCCTGGTGACCGAGCTCGGCACGCGCGGCGTCGTGGCACTCATCGTCCGCGCACCGGTCGAACTGACCGACGGCGTGCGCGCAGCGATCGACAGCTCGGGCGTCGCCGTCATGGGGCTCGCCCGCGGGGCGACCTGGACGCAGCTGGCGGCCCTCCTGCGCTCGCTCCTGGCCGAAGGCGACATCGGCGACGCCGAACACGAATCGCTCGGCGGACTGCCCTCCGGCGACCTCTTCGCCGTCTCCAACGCGATCGCCGCACTGCTCGACGCGCCCGTGACGATCGAGGACCGCTCGTCGCGCGTGCTCGCCTTCTCCGGGCGACAGGAAGAAGCGGATGCGTCGCGGGCAGAGACGATCATCGGCCGCCAGGTTCCGGAGCGGTACTCGCGGGTGCTCACCGAGCGCGGCGTGTTCCGCGACCTGTACCGCCACGACAAACCGGTGATCGTCGACCCCATCCAGATCGGCTACGAGGGTCTGACCACCCAGCGCATCGCCCTCGCGGTGCGCGCCGGCGACGAGGTGCTCGGATCGGTCTGGGCGGCGATGGACGGCCCCCTGACCGACGAACGCACAGCAGCTCTTCGGGATGCCGCCAAACTGGTCGCCCTGCACATGCTGCGGGTACGAGCCGGCGCCGACGTACAGCGCAGGCTGAGCACCGAACTCGTGGGGACGGCACTCGAGGGCGGCGCGGGTTCGCGGGATGCCCTCGAGCGGCTCGGACTCGGCGGCCAGCGTGTCGGCGTGATCGGCGCATCCCTTCTCCTCGACGCGCAGCGCGAGCGATCCGTGCGCGCCGACCAGCTTCTCCTCGGTGAGCGCCAGCATTTCGCGGATGCGCTCGCGGTGCACCTGTCCGCCGTGCGTCCGGGGTCTGCCGTGGCCCTTGTCGGCGACGTGGCGTACGGGATCTTCGCGGCGCCCGGCGAAGGCGACGCCGCAGAAGATCGTGCCGCCCGCATCGCACAGGACTTCCTCGACCGTGTCGGCTCGCGGATGCCCTCCGTGCTCGCGATCGGACCGGCCGCCTCCGGAGTCACCGGCATCGCCCACTCGCGTGCGACCGTCGACCGTGTGCTCCGGGTGCTGCGCGACAGTCAGGTGACCGGCCGCGTCGCGCGTCTGGTCGACGTGCAGACGGAATCGCTGCTGCTCGAGCTGCGCGACCTCGTCGCGGCCCGCGGGGATGAGCCGGGAGGCCCGATCGCGCGCCTGATCGAATACGACGAGCGCACCGACTCCAGCCTGGTGCTCACGCTGCAGGCATGGCTCGACTGCTTCGGGGAGGTCGGGGCGGCGTCGGCGTTGCTCTACGTGCATCCGAACACGTTCCGGTACCGGCTGCGACGGATCACCGAGGTGAGCGGGCTCGACCTCGCCGACCCTGAAGCGCGGTTCGCGGCTATGCTGCAGCTGCGGATGCTCGCGACACGCTGACGCGGCTTGTCGGCCACGGTACGGGAACCCGTCGATTGCCCGCCCTCGTGATCTGCGCTATGGTGCGCCCAGGCCAGAGTTGGGGGCGCGAATGGGGAACCTACGACCGACTGTGGGAGTCGCGCTCTCCGGCGGAGGCGTCAGAGCAGCATCCTTCGGTCTCGGCGCTGTCGAGGAGTTGCACGCTCAGCGGGGAATTTTGCGGGGTGAGAAATCCGCCGATTGGATCTCGGCTGTCTCTGGCGGGTCTTACATCGCGGGCACGATCACCCTTCTGAACGCAGGAAACCGCGCCACTTACGCCGACGGGACGAACGCCGGGGGAACCGATCTTCCTGAAGGGGCCAGCCCTGTCTCCGAATCGGCGATCCGATATCTCCTCGCGCACAGCCGATACCTGATCGATCAGGGCGGCTGGTTGGTCGTCCTCAGAATAGTCGTGCTCTTCGCAGCCGGCCTCGTGACGCTGGCGGTTCTCACTTCCTGGGTCGCGACCATGACGATCGGCGACCTGGGGTTTCTCGGGGCCTGGGCACGACGACTGTCGGGGTTTGCGCCCGAGTGGCTCGAATCATCGCCCCTGGCTCAATGGGCAGTCGGCATTCTGGGGGTTGTCGGGCTGATCGCCAGCCTGCGGATAGCCCGGATGCGGCCACCGAAGGAGTCAAGCAGGACCGTCCGTACGCTGCTGGGCATCGGAATACTCGCCCTCAGCCTCCTCGCCATTTCGGTGACGTTTCTAGCCATTCCGTCCCTCACGGACAGGCTCGACGCCACCCCGTTCCTCAGCTCTCCGCAGTGGTTGATCGAGAACGGGATTCCGATCATCGTCGCTGTCGGCGCGATTCTCCTGTTCGCCATCCTTCTAAACCTTCTTGCCGTACCTCTTGTCTTCGTGCGGGTCCCGGCTCGGATCGTGTCGTTCATAGTGGCTCGGAGCATTCCGTGGGTGATCGGGGTCGCTCTGATCAGCTGGGTGGGTCTGTGGGTGTTTCACCTCTTGATCCAGGGCACCGATGAGACGGCCGACATCGCAACGTCCATCACCGCATTCATCGTGTTCTTCGGAGTGCTGCTGGCTGCCGTCATTGTGAGTCCGGTACCCGGACTGATCTCCCCGCATCGTCCGTATCGCGCTTTGATCGCACGCTGCTTCGCCGTGCGGCGCAACGCTGCAGGTGAGGTCGAAGCGATGCCCCGAGCGGACGAGGTGGCCCTCAGCTCGCTTCTGCCCGAGGGAAGTCCCGTTCGCTTTCCGGAACTGATCATCTGTGCTGCCGCGAACGTCACCGACGTCGGCTCGTCGGCAGCCGGTTCGAATGTCCTGCCACTCATGCTGGGCGGCTCGACCGTTTCAATTCCAACGAAGCCCGGCGCGATTATCTCTACTCGAAATCTCGAACAGATGCGTTCGCCCCGACCCGGCTACGGCATCGTGGCACCCCGTCCCATGCTCGGGCTGAGCAGCGCGATCGCGATCGCGGGGGCGGCGGTCTCACCTGCAATGGGGCGAACGACGATGCCCAGCCTGCGGCCGTTGCTCACCGCTTTCAACATCCGTCTCGGGGTCTGGTTGCCCAATCCGCTCTCGGAGGACGCGCGGGCTAAGGTCGAAGCACATCAAGAGAAGCACTTCGGCGTTGGCATCGATCAACTCGTGTGGGAGCTCTTCGGCAGGCACTCCGTGAAGTACCCTCTCATCTACGCCAGCGACGGTGGACACTTCGAGAATCTCGGTATCTTCGAGCTGCTTCGCCGCCAGTGTGCTGTCGTCTGGGCGGTCGATGCCTCGGCGGATCCTCGCGGACTGTGCGCCGCCCTCGCCAAGGCGATTCGCCTCGCCCACTCGGAACTCGACTGCCACGTCGACTTCAATCTCGACGAGTTCGCTGAGCGGGACTCGAAAGGCAGGCCGACCTCGGTCTTCGCGTCGGGCTCGGTCCGCTACGCGGATGGCTCGACGGGCATCATCCATGTCGTGAGGCTGGGCGTCACCGCCAAGCACTCCAGCGCTCTCAAGCAGTATCAGCTCGAAGATCGTGCCTTCCCATACCACTCGACGATCTACCAGGTCTTCAAGTGGGAGCGGTTCGATTCGTACCGGCTGCTGGGGCAGGAGACGATGGGGATGCTGTTGGCCTCGCTCCCGAGCGATAGCGAGGAAGCGATGGAGATCATCTGATTCTCGGAGCGGTGGTGCGAATCCTCGGTCCCATCCGTTGTTTTTCGCGCTCGAAATGTCGGTGGTTCCTCCTATTCTGGAAATAGTTCAAAAAAAGTTCAAAACACTACATGTAGTGGAATGACAAAGGTGTCATTCACGTTATATAGTGGGCAGACACCGCAACAAGCGGTCCAAACAGACTTCAAGGGGAGGCCATCATGGAATACGAAAGCGACACAGTTGGCGGCTACGCAGTTCCCGTCGACCCCATGGATCTTCTGCAGTGCGACAGCTGCCAGTAGGCACGCTTCGCAACTGACTGCAGTTGAAGAACTGCACGAACCCCGGCAGGCCAGGAGGCCTCGCCGGGGTTCGTCGCATCCGCCCTGTGCACAGGTTCTGAACTCGTGCCCCCATTGCAACGCATGCACGAGTTCAGAACGTGTGCACGCGGCGGCCCAAACTGGCCGCATCCGTAGAATGGACCGGTGCCAGTGAACCCAGAACTGCAGGGGCGCGTCTTCCCCGCGACCAGCCCGTATCTCGTCGGGCGGGAGAAGATCCGCGAGTTCGCCCGCGCCGTGCTCGCCACCAGTCCGCTCAACTTCGACGTCGAGGCTGCTCGAGCCGCAGGCCACGCCGACCTGGTCGCGCCACCGACCTTCCCGGTCGTCGTCCAGGAGTCGACGCTCGCCCAGCTCCTCGCCGAACCGGATGCGGGAATCGACTTCAGCCGCGTCGTCCACGGCGACCAGCGTTTCACGTACACCCGTCCGGTCGTCGCAGGCGACGAACTCACCGCGACGCTCACGGTCTCGAGCGTGAAGTCGCTGGGCGCCCACTCCATGGTCACCGCAGAATCGGTCATCACGGATGCGCAGGGCGAGCACGTCGTCACGGCGATCTCGACCCTCGTCGTCAGGGGGGACGAGTAATGGCCAGGCAGTTCGACGCCCTCACCGTCGGCGATGTCGTCGCCGAGCGCGACATCCATTTCACGAGGGATTCGCTGGTGCGCTACGCCGGCGCGTCCGGTGATTTCAACCCCATCCATTACCGCGACGACGTCGCCACCGCTGTCGGCCTCCCGGGCGTGATCGCCCACGGGATGCTCACCATGGGCGCCGCTGTGCAGTCGGTCGTCGACTGGGCCGGCGATCCCGCGCGGATCGTCGACTACCAGGTGCGATTCACCCGGCCGGTCGTCGTCGACCGCGCAGAGGGAGCGGCTGTGACGATCGTCGCCAAGGTCGGCCAGCTCGACGCCGACGCTCACGTCGCACGCATCGACCTCACCGTCACGTTCAACGGCGAGACCGTGCTCGGCAAGGCGCAGGTCCGGGTCTCGCTCGCCTGACATGTCCGACGCTTCCGCGGCATCCGCCATCCCCGCACTCTCCTCCCTCACGACCATGAGGGTCGGCGGCGTGCCCGAGCGGCTCGTGGAGCCTGCGACTCGCGACGAGCTCGTCGCCACGGCGCTCGGCGTCTGGGCCGAGGGCGACGACTGGCTGCTTCTCGGCGGCGGCTCGAACACGGTCGCGAGCGACGACGGCTTTCGGGGCACCGTCATCCGGGTCACGATCCGGGGGATCGAGCGTCTGGATGCTCCGGCCGGCCGGGTGCGCATCCGGGTCGAGGCGGGCGAGCCGTGGGATGACGTGGTCGCCCACGCGGTACGCAACGGCTGGTCGGGCATCGAGGCTCTCTCTGGCATCCCGGGTTCCACGGGGGCAGCGCCGTTCCAGAACATCGGCGCGTACGGGCAGGAGCTCTCGTCGAGCCTCATCGCGATCGACTTCCTCGACTACGCGACAGGCGAGGTGCGCCGGATGTCGAGGTCGGAACTCGGATTGGGCTATCGCACGTCCGAGTTGAAACGGGGCCTCGCCGGGGTCGTGCTCGCGGTCGAGCTCGAGCTCACGGATGCGAACGAACCGATGGGTGCTCCGCTCAGCGAGCCGATCGCCTACGCACAACTTGCCGATGCACTCGGGGTCGCGCTCGGATCCCGGGTCTCCGTCGCAGAGCTGCGTCGCGCCGTGATCGCATTGCGCGCATCCAAGGGGATGGTGCTCGACCCCGACGATCCCGACTCCGTGAGCGCCGGATCGTTCTTCACCAACCCGATCGTGTCGGAGAACTTCGCCCGGTCCCTCCCGGCGGCCGCCCCGCGATGGCCGGTCGAACCGGCCGAGCCCGATGTGGTGCGTGCTCTCGGTGCCGGGGGTGTGCATCCGGAGGACGTGCCTGCGCTGGCCGAAGGGCCGTACGAGGTCAAGCTGAGCGCGGCGTGGCTGATCGAGCAGGCGGGCATCCGCCGCGGCTTCGCGCTCCCCGGTTCGCGGGCGGCGATCTCGGACAAGCACACGCTGGCACTGACGAACCGCGGGGATGCGAGTGCAGACGAGATCGTGCAGCTCGCGTCGTATGTGCAGGGGCGTGTGCAGGCGGAGTTCGGCGTGATCCTCCACGCCGAGCCGATCCTGGTCGGCTTCTCGCTCTAGTTGTACTGCCCGGGGACGTTGGTTGATGTGTGACGACTCGCTGTAGTCGTTTCCGGATGTGACGAGGGCCTCCGGGTGAGAGTGGAGCTGCTTAGACAACCACTTCGAACCGGGAGGCCCTCGTGTCCCACGCTAATGCAGCCCTCACCCCAGTCCAACGCGCCCGGATCGCGCGTCTGATCGTTGAGGAAGGGTGGCCGGTCGCGCACGCAGCCACGTTTTTCCATGTGTCGTGGCCGACCGCGAAACGGTGGGCTAACCGGTATGCGGCGATGGGCCGCGACGGGATGGCCGATCGGTCCTCGCGCCCGCACCGGTCCCCGAACCGGACACCGCAACCGATGGTGCGGAAGATCGTGCATTTGCGGTGGAAGCAACGGCTCGGCCCGGTTGGCATCGGCGCGCAGCTCGGGATGCCCGCCTCAACGGTTCACGCGGTGCTCACCCGGTGTCGGCTCAACCGGTTGCACCATGTCGATGTCAGAACCGGCGAGCCGGTCCGTCGTTACGAGCACGAGAAGCCGGGTGCGCTGATCCACGTCGACGTGAAGAAGCTCGGAAACATCCCGGACGGCGGCGGCTGGCGGTTCGTCGGCCGGCAGCAAGGTGACCGCAACCGGGCCGCCACCCCAGGGAAGCCGCGCAACAAACGGTTCCAACCCTTGGTCGGGACCGCGTTCGTGCACACCGTCATCGACGACAACTCCCGGGTCGCCTATGCCGAGATCCACGACGACGAGACCGCAGCCACGGCGATCGGCGTCCTCCGTCGGGCCGTGTCCTGGTTCGCGGCCCGCGGCGTCACCGTCGAACGGGTGCTCTCCGACAACGGGTCCGCCTACAAGTCGCACGCCTGGCGAGACGCCTGCGCCGACCTCGGCATCAAGGTCAAGAAAACCCGACCCTACCGCCCGCAGACGAACGGGAAAATCGAGCGCTTCCACCGCACCCTCGCCGACGGCTGGGCGTTCAGCCGCCACTACCACTCGGAATCAGCCCGCAGGGCAGCCCTCCCAGCCTGGCTGCACAACTACAATCACCACAGGCCCCACACCGCCATCGGCAAGGTCCCACCGATCACCCGGTTAACCAACCTGCCTGGGCAGTACATCTAGTCGAGTTTCCGCTTGTTCTCCACAGTGTCCGAGGCATGTGGTTTTCTAGGGTTGCGCGCGAATCCACTTGCGATATATCGTGAGTTGTCGTCAACGCGATATATCGCGAAGTTGACCCGCGGAAGAACCCCACGAAACACCCCACACGGCAACAACCCCACCTTTTCGACCTGACCAAGGAGCCACGGTGATCCACGCCAGAGGACTCGCACGAACATTCGACACCAAGCGGGGACGCGAACGCGTCGCCGTCCAGGCCGTCGCAGGCGTCGACATCGACGTCGAAGAGGGAGAGATCGTCGGCTTCCTCGGCCCCAACGGCGCGGGCAAGACCACGACGCTCCGCATGCTGACCACGCTGCTCAAACCCACTACGGGCACGGCGACGGTAGCCGGATACGACCTCGCCAAAGACCCGATCAAGGTACGAAAGAGCATCGGCTACGTCTCGCAGAGCGGCTCGACTGCCGGGGAGGCGCGCGCCGGTGAGGAGATCGTCGACCACGGCCTCCTCTACGGCATCAGCGCCACCCAGGCGGAGACGCGGGGCAAGGAACTCTTCGACC
It encodes the following:
- a CDS encoding IS481 family transposase, with translation MSHANAALTPVQRARIARLIVEEGWPVAHAATFFHVSWPTAKRWANRYAAMGRDGMADRSSRPHRSPNRTPQPMVRKIVHLRWKQRLGPVGIGAQLGMPASTVHAVLTRCRLNRLHHVDVRTGEPVRRYEHEKPGALIHVDVKKLGNIPDGGGWRFVGRQQGDRNRAATPGKPRNKRFQPLVGTAFVHTVIDDNSRVAYAEIHDDETAATAIGVLRRAVSWFAARGVTVERVLSDNGSAYKSHAWRDACADLGIKVKKTRPYRPQTNGKIERFHRTLADGWAFSRHYHSESARRAALPAWLHNYNHHRPHTAIGKVPPITRLTNLPGQYI
- a CDS encoding MaoC family dehydratase, which translates into the protein MARQFDALTVGDVVAERDIHFTRDSLVRYAGASGDFNPIHYRDDVATAVGLPGVIAHGMLTMGAAVQSVVDWAGDPARIVDYQVRFTRPVVVDRAEGAAVTIVAKVGQLDADAHVARIDLTVTFNGETVLGKAQVRVSLA
- a CDS encoding MaoC family dehydratase N-terminal domain-containing protein; the encoded protein is MPVNPELQGRVFPATSPYLVGREKIREFARAVLATSPLNFDVEAARAAGHADLVAPPTFPVVVQESTLAQLLAEPDAGIDFSRVVHGDQRFTYTRPVVAGDELTATLTVSSVKSLGAHSMVTAESVITDAQGEHVVTAISTLVVRGDE
- a CDS encoding UDP-N-acetylmuramate dehydrogenase; this translates as MSDASAASAIPALSSLTTMRVGGVPERLVEPATRDELVATALGVWAEGDDWLLLGGGSNTVASDDGFRGTVIRVTIRGIERLDAPAGRVRIRVEAGEPWDDVVAHAVRNGWSGIEALSGIPGSTGAAPFQNIGAYGQELSSSLIAIDFLDYATGEVRRMSRSELGLGYRTSELKRGLAGVVLAVELELTDANEPMGAPLSEPIAYAQLADALGVALGSRVSVAELRRAVIALRASKGMVLDPDDPDSVSAGSFFTNPIVSENFARSLPAAAPRWPVEPAEPDVVRALGAGGVHPEDVPALAEGPYEVKLSAAWLIEQAGIRRGFALPGSRAAISDKHTLALTNRGDASADEIVQLASYVQGRVQAEFGVILHAEPILVGFSL